In Pelmatolapia mariae isolate MD_Pm_ZW linkage group LG8, Pm_UMD_F_2, whole genome shotgun sequence, one genomic interval encodes:
- the si:ch1073-416j23.1 gene encoding rac GTPase-activating protein 1 isoform X1, with amino-acid sequence MAESRVIVEELLALCLQRITVEENSMRTEQETIELVKNFEEVRKKWLHAELELKKYKELLVKSDVAKAALEVKLKHARNQLDVEMKKRYKVEADYQYLQRQMQLMCDILVHDTKSSACLNDEQKSLLATFEHKGGNMTLQRSTRRLPVIDESSFLSHSDISYDRTDDDVDLDTTVIQPLRSRARERRRSSMGLPVGAPVRKRSRGRNLSAELLERKTVEKEVETVVKASIISNDTGGQVHMVLGITQETSENSPQTITRECTVSAGEQVRKPVSVLDSVLQARRRCGFPAMTQSPVLKVKLWSRRKSGTLAEIRKPPNTPLCQRRYDECWVIRPETCTPCGKRIRFGKMVAKCRNCRVVAHPECRQKFADGCTAFNAMAGSTTQTAAKDSLEDFAPQTHPRVPQLIVDCVAEIERRGLQERGLYRVPGGERLVKELRDCFLQGKSALMLSKVQDVHVVCGLLKDFLRKLNEPMITFRLHRTFMEASELTDEDNCSATMYQAIAELPKANRDTLAFLMIHLHKVMRSPQCQMDQNNLARVFGPTIVGHGMPEPSPSTILRDTNTQLKVVCRLLSLPEDYWRRILIGQIPPSSSTSNMGQSEGQGRFFQPLTSPELNSCYQATAGRSVRGRVRNRANAGRPEPARKFFTSPS; translated from the exons CCGAGCTGGAGCTGAAGAAGTACAAAGAGCTGCTGGTGAAGTCGGACGTGGCCAAAGCCGCTCTGGAAGTGAAGCTGAAACACGCTCGCAATCAGCTGGACGTTGAGATGAAGAAACGCTACAAGGTGGAGGCCGACTACCAATACCTG CAGAGGCAGATGCAGCTAATGTGTGACATCCTCGTCCACGACACTAAATCCAGCGCCTGTCTGAACGATGAGCAGAAGTCTCTCTTGGCCACGTTTGAGCACAAAGGGGGGAACATGACACTGCAGAGGAGCACCAGACG GTTGCCTGTGATCGATGAGTCGTCCTTCCTGTCTCACTCTGACATCAGCTACGATCGCACCGACGACGATGTG GATTTGGACACAACTGTGATCCAACCGCTGAGGTCTCgagcgagagagaggagg CGTTCCTCGATGGGTCTGCCTGTTGGTGCTCCGGTCAGGAAACGAAGCAGAGGCAGGAACTTGTCAGCAGAGCTTCTGGAGAGGAAAACTGTGGAGAAg GAGGTGGAGACCGTTGTGAAGGCCTCCATCATTTCTAATGACACTGGAGGCCAGGTCCACATGGTGCTGGGAATCACTCAGGAAACCTCCGAAAACTCTCCCCAGACTATCACCCGGGAGTGTACCGTCTCAGCAGGAG AACAGGTGAGAAAACCCGTGAGTGTTTTGGACTCTGTCCTTCAGGCCAGACGTCGGTGTGGTTTCCCTGCAATGACTCAGTCACCGGTCCTGAAGGTGAAGCTCTGGTCGAGGAGAAAGTCGGGAACATTGGCAGAGATCAGAAAGCCTCCAAACACACCTTTGTGTCAAAGACGGTACGACGAGTGTTGG GTGATCCGGCCGGAGACCTGCACGCCGTGTGGGAAGAGGATCCGCTTTGGAAAGATGGTGGCGAAGTGCAGGAACTGTCGTGTGGTTGCTCATCCGGAGTGCCGACAGAAGTTCGCTGATGGCTGCACAGCCTTCAATGCCATGGCAGGAAGTACAACTCAAACAGCAGCTAAG GACTCGTTGGAGGACTTTGCTCCTCAGACTCATCCCAGAGTGCCTCAGCTGATTGTGGACTGCGTGGCCGAAATCGAGAGGAGGGGCCTGCAGGAG AGAGGCCTGTACAGAGTTCCTGGAGGTGAGCGTCTGGTAAAGGAGCTCAGAGACTGCTTCCTTCAGGGGAAATCTGCTCTGATGCTCAGTAAAGTCCAAGATGTCCATGTGGTCTGCGGACTGCTGAAAGACTTCCTGAGGAAGCTGAATGAACCTATGATCACCTTCAGACTGCACAGGACCTTTATGGAGGCTTCAG AGCTGACTGATGAAGACAACTGCTCAGCTACCATGTATCAGGCCATAGCAGAGCTGCCAAAGGCCAACAGGGACACGCTTGCCTTCCTCATGATTCATTTACACAA GGTGATGAGGAGTCCTCAGTGCCAGATGGACCAGAATAACTTGGCCCGGGTGTTCGGCCCAACCATTGTGGGTCACGGGATGCCTGAGCCATCACCCAGCACCATCTTGAGAGACACCAACACTCAGCTGAAG GTTGTCTGCCGCCTGTTGTCCCTCCCTGAAGATTACTGGAGGCGTATCCTCATTGGCCAAATCCCCCCCTCTTCCTCCACCAGTAATATGGGCCAGAGTGAAGGGCAAG GTCGTTTCTTCCAGCCGCTGACGTCTCCAGAGTTAAACAGTTGCTACCAAGCTACAGCAGGAAGATCTGTGAGAGGGCGAGTCAGGAACCGGGCCAATGC aGGTCGACCAGAGCCAGCGAGGAAATTCTTCACGTCGCCCAGCTGA
- the si:ch1073-416j23.1 gene encoding rac GTPase-activating protein 1 isoform X3, whose translation MAESRVIVEELLALCLQRITVEENSMRTEQETIELVKNFEEVRKKWLHAELELKKYKELLVKSDVAKAALEVKLKHARNQLDVEMKKRYKVEADYQYLQRQMQLMCDILVHDTKSSACLNDEQKSLLATFEHKGGNMTLQRSTRRLPVIDESSFLSHSDISYDRTDDDVDLDTTVIQPLRSRARERRRSSMGLPVGAPVRKRSRGRNLSAELLERKTVEKEVETVVKASIISNDTGGQVHMVLGITQETSENSPQTITRECTVSAGGQTSVWFPCNDSVTGPEGEALVEEKVGNIGRDQKASKHTFVSKTVIRPETCTPCGKRIRFGKMVAKCRNCRVVAHPECRQKFADGCTAFNAMAGSTTQTAAKDSLEDFAPQTHPRVPQLIVDCVAEIERRGLQERGLYRVPGGERLVKELRDCFLQGKSALMLSKVQDVHVVCGLLKDFLRKLNEPMITFRLHRTFMEASELTDEDNCSATMYQAIAELPKANRDTLAFLMIHLHKVMRSPQCQMDQNNLARVFGPTIVGHGMPEPSPSTILRDTNTQLKVVCRLLSLPEDYWRRILIGQIPPSSSTSNMGQSEGQGRFFQPLTSPELNSCYQATAGRSVRGRVRNRANAGRPEPARKFFTSPS comes from the exons CCGAGCTGGAGCTGAAGAAGTACAAAGAGCTGCTGGTGAAGTCGGACGTGGCCAAAGCCGCTCTGGAAGTGAAGCTGAAACACGCTCGCAATCAGCTGGACGTTGAGATGAAGAAACGCTACAAGGTGGAGGCCGACTACCAATACCTG CAGAGGCAGATGCAGCTAATGTGTGACATCCTCGTCCACGACACTAAATCCAGCGCCTGTCTGAACGATGAGCAGAAGTCTCTCTTGGCCACGTTTGAGCACAAAGGGGGGAACATGACACTGCAGAGGAGCACCAGACG GTTGCCTGTGATCGATGAGTCGTCCTTCCTGTCTCACTCTGACATCAGCTACGATCGCACCGACGACGATGTG GATTTGGACACAACTGTGATCCAACCGCTGAGGTCTCgagcgagagagaggagg CGTTCCTCGATGGGTCTGCCTGTTGGTGCTCCGGTCAGGAAACGAAGCAGAGGCAGGAACTTGTCAGCAGAGCTTCTGGAGAGGAAAACTGTGGAGAAg GAGGTGGAGACCGTTGTGAAGGCCTCCATCATTTCTAATGACACTGGAGGCCAGGTCCACATGGTGCTGGGAATCACTCAGGAAACCTCCGAAAACTCTCCCCAGACTATCACCCGGGAGTGTACCGTCTCAGCAGGAG GCCAGACGTCGGTGTGGTTTCCCTGCAATGACTCAGTCACCGGTCCTGAAGGTGAAGCTCTGGTCGAGGAGAAAGTCGGGAACATTGGCAGAGATCAGAAAGCCTCCAAACACACCTTTGTGTCAAAGACG GTGATCCGGCCGGAGACCTGCACGCCGTGTGGGAAGAGGATCCGCTTTGGAAAGATGGTGGCGAAGTGCAGGAACTGTCGTGTGGTTGCTCATCCGGAGTGCCGACAGAAGTTCGCTGATGGCTGCACAGCCTTCAATGCCATGGCAGGAAGTACAACTCAAACAGCAGCTAAG GACTCGTTGGAGGACTTTGCTCCTCAGACTCATCCCAGAGTGCCTCAGCTGATTGTGGACTGCGTGGCCGAAATCGAGAGGAGGGGCCTGCAGGAG AGAGGCCTGTACAGAGTTCCTGGAGGTGAGCGTCTGGTAAAGGAGCTCAGAGACTGCTTCCTTCAGGGGAAATCTGCTCTGATGCTCAGTAAAGTCCAAGATGTCCATGTGGTCTGCGGACTGCTGAAAGACTTCCTGAGGAAGCTGAATGAACCTATGATCACCTTCAGACTGCACAGGACCTTTATGGAGGCTTCAG AGCTGACTGATGAAGACAACTGCTCAGCTACCATGTATCAGGCCATAGCAGAGCTGCCAAAGGCCAACAGGGACACGCTTGCCTTCCTCATGATTCATTTACACAA GGTGATGAGGAGTCCTCAGTGCCAGATGGACCAGAATAACTTGGCCCGGGTGTTCGGCCCAACCATTGTGGGTCACGGGATGCCTGAGCCATCACCCAGCACCATCTTGAGAGACACCAACACTCAGCTGAAG GTTGTCTGCCGCCTGTTGTCCCTCCCTGAAGATTACTGGAGGCGTATCCTCATTGGCCAAATCCCCCCCTCTTCCTCCACCAGTAATATGGGCCAGAGTGAAGGGCAAG GTCGTTTCTTCCAGCCGCTGACGTCTCCAGAGTTAAACAGTTGCTACCAAGCTACAGCAGGAAGATCTGTGAGAGGGCGAGTCAGGAACCGGGCCAATGC aGGTCGACCAGAGCCAGCGAGGAAATTCTTCACGTCGCCCAGCTGA
- the si:ch1073-416j23.1 gene encoding rac GTPase-activating protein 1 isoform X2, protein MAESRVIVEELLALCLQRITVEENSMRTEQETIELVKNFEEVRKKWLHAELELKKYKELLVKSDVAKAALEVKLKHARNQLDVEMKKRYKVEADYQYLQRQMQLMCDILVHDTKSSACLNDEQKSLLATFEHKGGNMTLQRSTRRLPVIDESSFLSHSDISYDRTDDDVDLDTTVIQPLRSRARERRRSSMGLPVGAPVRKRSRGRNLSAELLERKTVEKEVETVVKASIISNDTGGQVHMVLGITQETSENSPQTITRECTVSAGGEKTRECFGLCPSGQTSVWFPCNDSVTGPEGEALVEEKVGNIGRDQKASKHTFVSKTVIRPETCTPCGKRIRFGKMVAKCRNCRVVAHPECRQKFADGCTAFNAMAGSTTQTAAKDSLEDFAPQTHPRVPQLIVDCVAEIERRGLQERGLYRVPGGERLVKELRDCFLQGKSALMLSKVQDVHVVCGLLKDFLRKLNEPMITFRLHRTFMEASELTDEDNCSATMYQAIAELPKANRDTLAFLMIHLHKVMRSPQCQMDQNNLARVFGPTIVGHGMPEPSPSTILRDTNTQLKVVCRLLSLPEDYWRRILIGQIPPSSSTSNMGQSEGQGRFFQPLTSPELNSCYQATAGRSVRGRVRNRANAGRPEPARKFFTSPS, encoded by the exons CCGAGCTGGAGCTGAAGAAGTACAAAGAGCTGCTGGTGAAGTCGGACGTGGCCAAAGCCGCTCTGGAAGTGAAGCTGAAACACGCTCGCAATCAGCTGGACGTTGAGATGAAGAAACGCTACAAGGTGGAGGCCGACTACCAATACCTG CAGAGGCAGATGCAGCTAATGTGTGACATCCTCGTCCACGACACTAAATCCAGCGCCTGTCTGAACGATGAGCAGAAGTCTCTCTTGGCCACGTTTGAGCACAAAGGGGGGAACATGACACTGCAGAGGAGCACCAGACG GTTGCCTGTGATCGATGAGTCGTCCTTCCTGTCTCACTCTGACATCAGCTACGATCGCACCGACGACGATGTG GATTTGGACACAACTGTGATCCAACCGCTGAGGTCTCgagcgagagagaggagg CGTTCCTCGATGGGTCTGCCTGTTGGTGCTCCGGTCAGGAAACGAAGCAGAGGCAGGAACTTGTCAGCAGAGCTTCTGGAGAGGAAAACTGTGGAGAAg GAGGTGGAGACCGTTGTGAAGGCCTCCATCATTTCTAATGACACTGGAGGCCAGGTCCACATGGTGCTGGGAATCACTCAGGAAACCTCCGAAAACTCTCCCCAGACTATCACCCGGGAGTGTACCGTCTCAGCAGGAG GTGAGAAAACCCGTGAGTGTTTTGGACTCTGTCCTTCAGGCCAGACGTCGGTGTGGTTTCCCTGCAATGACTCAGTCACCGGTCCTGAAGGTGAAGCTCTGGTCGAGGAGAAAGTCGGGAACATTGGCAGAGATCAGAAAGCCTCCAAACACACCTTTGTGTCAAAGACG GTGATCCGGCCGGAGACCTGCACGCCGTGTGGGAAGAGGATCCGCTTTGGAAAGATGGTGGCGAAGTGCAGGAACTGTCGTGTGGTTGCTCATCCGGAGTGCCGACAGAAGTTCGCTGATGGCTGCACAGCCTTCAATGCCATGGCAGGAAGTACAACTCAAACAGCAGCTAAG GACTCGTTGGAGGACTTTGCTCCTCAGACTCATCCCAGAGTGCCTCAGCTGATTGTGGACTGCGTGGCCGAAATCGAGAGGAGGGGCCTGCAGGAG AGAGGCCTGTACAGAGTTCCTGGAGGTGAGCGTCTGGTAAAGGAGCTCAGAGACTGCTTCCTTCAGGGGAAATCTGCTCTGATGCTCAGTAAAGTCCAAGATGTCCATGTGGTCTGCGGACTGCTGAAAGACTTCCTGAGGAAGCTGAATGAACCTATGATCACCTTCAGACTGCACAGGACCTTTATGGAGGCTTCAG AGCTGACTGATGAAGACAACTGCTCAGCTACCATGTATCAGGCCATAGCAGAGCTGCCAAAGGCCAACAGGGACACGCTTGCCTTCCTCATGATTCATTTACACAA GGTGATGAGGAGTCCTCAGTGCCAGATGGACCAGAATAACTTGGCCCGGGTGTTCGGCCCAACCATTGTGGGTCACGGGATGCCTGAGCCATCACCCAGCACCATCTTGAGAGACACCAACACTCAGCTGAAG GTTGTCTGCCGCCTGTTGTCCCTCCCTGAAGATTACTGGAGGCGTATCCTCATTGGCCAAATCCCCCCCTCTTCCTCCACCAGTAATATGGGCCAGAGTGAAGGGCAAG GTCGTTTCTTCCAGCCGCTGACGTCTCCAGAGTTAAACAGTTGCTACCAAGCTACAGCAGGAAGATCTGTGAGAGGGCGAGTCAGGAACCGGGCCAATGC aGGTCGACCAGAGCCAGCGAGGAAATTCTTCACGTCGCCCAGCTGA
- the si:ch1073-416j23.1 gene encoding rac GTPase-activating protein 1 isoform X4: protein MAESRVIVEELLALCLQRITVEENSMRTEQETIELVKNFEEVRKKWLHAELELKKYKELLVKSDVAKAALEVKLKHARNQLDVEMKKRYKVEADYQYLQRQMQLMCDILVHDTKSSACLNDEQKSLLATFEHKGGNMTLQRSTRRLPVIDESSFLSHSDISYDRTDDDVDLDTTVIQPLRSRARERRRSSMGLPVGAPVRKRSRGRNLSAELLERKTVEKEVETVVKASIISNDTGGQVHMVLGITQETSENSPQTITRECTVSAGEQVRKPVSVLDSVLQARRRCGFPAMTQSPVLKVKLWSRRKSGTLAEIRKPPNTPLCQRRYDECWVIRPETCTPCGKRIRFGKMVAKCRNCRVVAHPECRQKFADGCTAFNAMAGSTTQTAAKRGLYRVPGGERLVKELRDCFLQGKSALMLSKVQDVHVVCGLLKDFLRKLNEPMITFRLHRTFMEASELTDEDNCSATMYQAIAELPKANRDTLAFLMIHLHKVMRSPQCQMDQNNLARVFGPTIVGHGMPEPSPSTILRDTNTQLKVVCRLLSLPEDYWRRILIGQIPPSSSTSNMGQSEGQGRFFQPLTSPELNSCYQATAGRSVRGRVRNRANAGRPEPARKFFTSPS from the exons CCGAGCTGGAGCTGAAGAAGTACAAAGAGCTGCTGGTGAAGTCGGACGTGGCCAAAGCCGCTCTGGAAGTGAAGCTGAAACACGCTCGCAATCAGCTGGACGTTGAGATGAAGAAACGCTACAAGGTGGAGGCCGACTACCAATACCTG CAGAGGCAGATGCAGCTAATGTGTGACATCCTCGTCCACGACACTAAATCCAGCGCCTGTCTGAACGATGAGCAGAAGTCTCTCTTGGCCACGTTTGAGCACAAAGGGGGGAACATGACACTGCAGAGGAGCACCAGACG GTTGCCTGTGATCGATGAGTCGTCCTTCCTGTCTCACTCTGACATCAGCTACGATCGCACCGACGACGATGTG GATTTGGACACAACTGTGATCCAACCGCTGAGGTCTCgagcgagagagaggagg CGTTCCTCGATGGGTCTGCCTGTTGGTGCTCCGGTCAGGAAACGAAGCAGAGGCAGGAACTTGTCAGCAGAGCTTCTGGAGAGGAAAACTGTGGAGAAg GAGGTGGAGACCGTTGTGAAGGCCTCCATCATTTCTAATGACACTGGAGGCCAGGTCCACATGGTGCTGGGAATCACTCAGGAAACCTCCGAAAACTCTCCCCAGACTATCACCCGGGAGTGTACCGTCTCAGCAGGAG AACAGGTGAGAAAACCCGTGAGTGTTTTGGACTCTGTCCTTCAGGCCAGACGTCGGTGTGGTTTCCCTGCAATGACTCAGTCACCGGTCCTGAAGGTGAAGCTCTGGTCGAGGAGAAAGTCGGGAACATTGGCAGAGATCAGAAAGCCTCCAAACACACCTTTGTGTCAAAGACGGTACGACGAGTGTTGG GTGATCCGGCCGGAGACCTGCACGCCGTGTGGGAAGAGGATCCGCTTTGGAAAGATGGTGGCGAAGTGCAGGAACTGTCGTGTGGTTGCTCATCCGGAGTGCCGACAGAAGTTCGCTGATGGCTGCACAGCCTTCAATGCCATGGCAGGAAGTACAACTCAAACAGCAGCTAAG AGAGGCCTGTACAGAGTTCCTGGAGGTGAGCGTCTGGTAAAGGAGCTCAGAGACTGCTTCCTTCAGGGGAAATCTGCTCTGATGCTCAGTAAAGTCCAAGATGTCCATGTGGTCTGCGGACTGCTGAAAGACTTCCTGAGGAAGCTGAATGAACCTATGATCACCTTCAGACTGCACAGGACCTTTATGGAGGCTTCAG AGCTGACTGATGAAGACAACTGCTCAGCTACCATGTATCAGGCCATAGCAGAGCTGCCAAAGGCCAACAGGGACACGCTTGCCTTCCTCATGATTCATTTACACAA GGTGATGAGGAGTCCTCAGTGCCAGATGGACCAGAATAACTTGGCCCGGGTGTTCGGCCCAACCATTGTGGGTCACGGGATGCCTGAGCCATCACCCAGCACCATCTTGAGAGACACCAACACTCAGCTGAAG GTTGTCTGCCGCCTGTTGTCCCTCCCTGAAGATTACTGGAGGCGTATCCTCATTGGCCAAATCCCCCCCTCTTCCTCCACCAGTAATATGGGCCAGAGTGAAGGGCAAG GTCGTTTCTTCCAGCCGCTGACGTCTCCAGAGTTAAACAGTTGCTACCAAGCTACAGCAGGAAGATCTGTGAGAGGGCGAGTCAGGAACCGGGCCAATGC aGGTCGACCAGAGCCAGCGAGGAAATTCTTCACGTCGCCCAGCTGA